The region GCATCTTGGTCAGAATGCAGCAGTTCCTCCGACACTGTGCAGTGCAATGTAGCTTTACGTAAGCCTTATTTCCTGATTCAAATCCGTCATAAATCACCACACAGGTTCATTGTATATGTATGCAACACTAGAGCTCCTGTAGTTTGTGTAAAAGGATTGATTCCAATCACTGTGAAGCAGTTTTACTATGAGCGTGTAGTAGTTTACCAAACATGGACATCTGGTTCTTTAAACGATGTAAATTGCTGAACCGCCACAGTCGCCAAGTGTTAGTCCttcacttgttttgttttgagttaACTGCTGATGCTTGACCTCTTCAGAATAATTATCCTCAGGTAAACAATGTATACTTTTACAAGTCAGTCTCCTGAAGGAAGACGTATATATATCCAAATAAATCTATATCACCATATATAAGCCTCCACTCTTTGTTTTTCGTGGTTTCATGGGGAACATAGAAAATGCCGTCAGTACCTTGACCTGGTGAATGTTTTAGAATCAGTCTCTAAAATGCTCTAATTGACAGTTCGGTCCAGAAGTATTTTGACAATGACAAATTTAGCTTTTTGCCTCTATTCACCACCACAATATACATCAAATAAAACCAGATGTTCAGCTTTTACTTGAGGTTTCACGAACATCTGATTTACTTTTTAGGAAGTTACAGCCATTTTAAGCAAAGCAACTAATCTCAACCCATTTTAGCATGTTTTAATGGGTTGAGATCAGGCAGCTGATTTGGCTCTCTACACCTAAGAATGTACCTGGCCAATTCTGTCCCCTCCATAGGCAGCTATACAGCACCGTACCATGACGCTGCCTCTGCCATGTTTGTCACCTGTTGAATTATGAGATGGGCCATCTCCCATCATTCTGTTTTTTCTGCTAAAGTAAGCTGATTCCAGAACATGGGGGGCTATGTTTTTCAATTATTGACATTTATTTGCTATATAATACCTAACGTCAACTCCAGACCTTTTATCCGCTTCATTTGTGTCAAAGCAACAAGGGAATGGACCACAGCTGGCAAACTTTTCAGTCAACAATCCCAgcgtttttacttaaaatggtTTTAGTTCCTAAATGGTAAATATATTTTTGGGAAAACTCTTAAAGGTTTAGGTCTACGCTTTACCGTTGTAGTGGTGTGTAAAGGCAAAACCATAAAAACTGTCATTATCCAAATACTTCTGGATCTAAGTGAAAATAAGATTTTggagcattgttttttttttctttccccctttTATTTAGCACATTTTCCATAAAAGTACATGATGTTCCcatgatgactttttttttttttttttgccatccaCAGGCTAAAAGTGTGCATTGTCTCAGCGGCTCTTTTAATTCAGACTGTGCTGTAACAAAAGCTACATTGCAACAGGACCTTGAATGCTCATATTACACAACACCAAGGCCATGGTTCACCTCATCTGTTTTGCACACACACCAACCATAGACAACCAAAGGTCAGGAGCTTTGAAGGTGAAGCGCAGTCACCATAGTAACTCATGTTGACTCCCCTGTCTCCTGGCAACGGGATGTAGAATGATGTCAATGGAAAGCATGCTATTTTCTCCTGGTGACAGAATGATGTCACTCCTTTGTGCATGTGAGGAGAGAGCTGGAAGAGAGAAGTTTACTTCTTTATTCTGCATCATCGGCAGGGGGCTGGTGTTGCTGACCTCCTGTCAAatccaaaaaagacaaaaggggAGTATCAACTAAAATAGCTGGCTGAGGACGGTGAATCATGAGCCAATTAAGGGTGCGATTGTGCTCCTTATTTTTCCCTTGGCCACCTTACCACCAACAGTTTTTCCTCTGCCACTGAATAtaacttaaattaaatttaTCCTGAAAGCTTTGAGCTGTGCCGCGGGAAGATAGATGATGTACACTTGCTGGCCGCTTTATGTCTATACTCACCACTCCATTAGGTATAACAGCTGTACCTAATGAAGTGAGCAGTGAGTATACACATTCTTTATCATTCAATTTCTAgcaaaccaaaaaacaaaaacccattTAATAGTAGAGCAGTTGAATATGTCCGTGGAAACAGCTCAATGTCCAAATTCCTGCCCAAGTGCACGATGGAAGCATGGAAATGTAGTTTTGTGAGTGTTATCACAGACTACCCCACCTAGGATTCATCCTGGTTGTATGCAGACTAACAGGATTAACAATCAGTGTAATTATCTCCATGTTGCCAAACGGCATTTTCAGGAAGCAGACAGTCCTAAAGTGGGAATGATGGCACAGATGACAATGAATTGCAAAATTGCACAATGACTTCTGTGAAGAAACATCGtcccttttgtttttaaagtgtgGGATTTAAATTGCACTGAAATGATTGGTCTTCCTTCttataaaggcaaaaaaaattGCATTATATGTAAAGGTAGCTTGCCAGCCGAGCATTAGTTTGTAACGACCTTGATTAATGTTTGCCAGAACCAAGTTTTGCACTGGGTTGCTGAATGTGTGGCGTCTCCAGGAGTGACTGCAGAAAAGCAGACTGGTTGATAATTCCTCCACAGTGACACACAGCCTTGCAGACACACCAACAAAGACAccttccagcagcagcagagctatAAATAACTCTACGCAACACTGCAATATTAGTGGGTGGATTAGGAGTTCAGTCGTCacttcctatatatatatatatatatatatatatataaataaaatcctaGATGTAGTTGAACTGCCTCATCGCGGATGATTCACAGAGTACAGCACAGTTGGGATTCAAATGCCACTGCTGCACTTTGTTCTTTGTCCAAACACATCTTCTGCCCGTCATTATATATTTGTCAGTATTAGTTTTTTACTTGGATGTCCGTGATTCCCCTTAACTTTAATCTCATTCAGGGACCAATAACGTTTTTACAGTGAGTCCCTTCAGATCTTCCCAAACAGGTTAACATCAGAAGCAGACACGAGATTCTGCATCAAAAACATCTCCAAAGAGATATGTCTTTCTTAGTGTTCTGCTACCACCTAGAGGCCAACTCTTTTGGTGTCCTTTGAATTTTCCAGTCCATCTCCATACCTTATTTGTGCAAACAAAACACGTTTGGAAATCCATGCATACTTGTAAGTGAAGAGAAAGACAAATATAGCAACCACAGCCACATCTTCAAACATCCCCCGCTTTCTAATGACATTAAGAGGTTTCACAAACcattgtttttagatgaaaaacacTATTAAACAGCTGAACGCAGCAAGACTTTATTTAGAAATAATATCAGAGAAAATCCTGCCATAGtcataaaagaaaacaataatttttcaatttttaaatCAAGAAAACACTCAATATGAATACATCAATCAACATAACATTCAATAATGTAGAGCAAATAAAAACCTATGCATAAAATACTACAAATGAATAACAAAATGACAGCAACCGTTAACtgcactgtctttgggtcaTGAATGGTGTTGACGTCATATACGTTTACCCTTCTGTAAAGATGACTGCACAAAGCAGTGCAAGCTGGTCCACTTTGGTGACGCCTACAGGCGTTCACACTCTGCCGCTGCACACTGGTACACTAGGGCGCAAGAGCTCAGTCCAATTTGACCTTAAATgtcataaaaaatattttttccaaAAGTTGATCATATAAAATGGGCATTTCAAGAACAAGGCCTTGAATTGCATGGGTTATAACCCAATAATGGCTGCCTGGCTTTCTGAAACAACAAACAAGTCATCTGATGACAAAACATGCCCCGAGCATTAGATTATATAAAGATGGTGGGTCATTATgccaaaattaatttaatgctAAGAGACAGGATTTGCAGATAAATGCAGAAAACAGATACCGAAGACCAAACGGATTGGTGTTTTTTTACTAATTCCATTGAAGTTACCCTTTCCTTCAAATATGACTCATCTTTTCGTAAGTCAGCAGACTGCCAGGAAGTCTCCGCCGATTGTTACCCAAACTTTGCCTCTGTAACTCTGAAGACACATCGATAAAAGATACATGCATCTAACAAGTCAGTTGAGTGATATGCATCTCTCTGAGGAGCATGGTGACGGATCTGGATGGGCATGACTAAACTCAAATGATCTATCTGTAGTATGGGTTATCACCTCCACAGTACAAACAACAGCAATCAGCCACTTTTTGTACATTTCAAGAATGTCACATCAATCAAAATATATGCACATCATGTAagcaagataaaaaaaactgcTTAATCATTATCAAGCACAACAATGAATACTTAAAATATGACATCAGTCTGTGCGGTCCTCATGGATTTATCATCTGGACAAGAACATTTTAAACACCATTACAGCCATTAAACCACAAGCTAAGGAAAAGGTAACTGAGACGGAAAAAACAACTACCATGGTGTCTTAATTGCATTCAGTGTAACCCGTGACAAATACACTGAGACAAAAGTCACAACACAGAAGCACAATTACAACAAAAGCAATATGCAGAATGAGGCCTTAAGTAGCTCATTTAGTCTTATCTTGATCTTGACAGTGAGCACCCTCAGAGAAACTGCCTCCATTAACTAGGTAAATGACACAAGTTTGAAGAATATAAACGCGAGTGACCTGTGTAATGTCATGCATGTATCTAAATACCATATGCAGTGATAAAGGTTTTTTGTGATCATGCTTAAAACACTTGAGTGATGGTAAGACTCGCTGTGTTGGGGGGGATGGACAGCTCGGTGACACAGTAATCAAGGGAGACTTCGGGGGAAGCTAATTCAGCGAGAATAGATCCAGCACACTATTCTTTTAATCAGCAGAGCTCTAAGGTCATGTACCGGAGACATGGAAGGACCGTGGGGGTTGAAGTCAAAGCTTCACTGGCCACTAAGTCTGCAGGTGGTGATGTGCAGGGCAGAGGCGAGGGGTTGAGGGAGAGGAACAGGACGGCATGGCCATGTCCAGACCTCATGAGTTGTCTGAGGGGACGTGCTCTTCAAAGCCCTCACTCTCCCTCACCAGCGCCCTCTCCAGGATGACTCGTCCCTCTTTGTACCTCTGACTATCCTCAGTAGCAAACTCGTAGATCCAACCCAGCTTGCTGTTGCAGTTCTTGCAGCTGACATCTCTCACCATGTGCCTGCCGGTGAGCATCACTCTGTCCTGGACCTCACTATACTGGAGGTTCACCACCTACAAGGTGGAGATACAAGTGTCACtaagacagatagatagatagatagataaagcaTTGAATGAGATACAGTTTATGTGCATGCTGTGGGGTTTAGGAGTacacagtactcaagttgtacaaaaaaaaaatcaggggggatggtggattttatcatatggggacagataatttgtgcagattacaaataatataatatattacaaacaatagcactgaccaaaacacctgcagaaatactgcagttaaatgcagttaaatgcagccttctgtaagctttaaatatccaccgggcttacatcaagtacatcaaaacacaacaataaaaaacagttttctgaacttatcaatatgactctgtccttcaagtaaaatggatcactgcaaaaactcaaaatcttaacaagaatatttgtcttatttctagttaaaatgtctcattttagtaaaaacatctcattacacttaaaacaagactcatcactggaaaaaacaacaattttcacctgtttcaagtagattttcacttaaaataagtagaaaaatctgcatgtggaacaagattttattgcttgtaatgagaagataaatcttgtcccactggcagatttttctacttatttcaagtgaaaatttacttgaaacaggtgaaaattgttgaatAAGTTatgtttctggtgatgactctaaatgttgaaatagcagtaaaaccacattcattgatgaaatgacataagggatggaaaggggggatggcagttttacagggggggtaaTTTGGACAgcttttatttcgggggggatgccatcccccctcatccccccacaactccagtactgggagTACATGTGACAGCTGGCCTCTTCATAGGTAATTTGCATGTACCTTATTGAAGAGGAATGCTCTGCCTGTGGCTCCTGTGAATCGTGTGGAGATCAGTTCAGACCTGTTGGTCAGGATAGTATCACAGTTTGCACAAGAGAAAAGGCGTGTTCCGCCAATGTGGTCCAGGAAGATGCGTCCCATTGTTATGTTTTGAGGAGTTACAGAACTGTCTCCACTACCTGAGACAAAAGAATGGAAACAAGTTACTTCTGAAGAGTTAAATAAAAACAGGTCTTGACCATTAACAGCATAGAAGGTAGTAGCACCTGCAGCTCCATTTCCACTACCCAGTTACTATATACCACTGCTTGCCGTGTTTACATTGGTATGTAATTACAAACTTGATTGGACTCCAAGAGATTCTTTCGTGCAGCGCTGTAGCTTGCGCGATGACTGAAACTGAGCTTATCATGTGTGAGATGGAGTTGATAAAGCAACAATTACTTTTACTGAAATCACAACAATGTCTCTATTCAGTTTGGAAGTGGCAGAGAACCATTAGACATATGTAGCAGGAACTACAATGCCACCAAACCGACCAATCGCATCAAACTGACAATAAAACGTGTCTTGTGTGATCCAATCACAAGAACACTATTCAAATCTTTCTCCATGTGTGTCTCAAGTGGATCTGACTCTCCTGTCTTGTATGCAAATAAACAAGTACAAGTGATTGGTGCTCCACAGATgtgtcattgttttttttgtctttttaaactGAAGAAGGCAACAGTGCTATAAACCATGTCTAGTcaccagaaaaaaagaacaagtttTGTgtatgttgacttttttttcttttaattcaagGGATGAATTATaaatggaccatattacaccggtcatgaaatcgctccactggcttccagtgagtcaaaggatagagtttaaaatcttactgctggtctacaaagacctgaatggtcttggaccaaaatacatgctggatctgttagttcctatgaagctcccagacccctgagcttcatctggatctggtttgttgtggttcccaagaaccagaaccaagcaaggtgaggcagttcagttattctgctcctcaccggtggaacaaacttcctgtagacctgaggtctgctccaactgtagatcctttaaatcaggcctaaaaacattactgtttactcaagcgtacccctaaattaaatacttacctgctggactctactgcctttatttttttaacaacttgtgcttcttattattttacctcttttcttataattttatttgttatttaagcatactcttaaattaaatactttctgaaaaccgcgaATGAGATGCGTTCCcgcggtactctactgcccttagtttt is a window of Cololabis saira isolate AMF1-May2022 chromosome 16, fColSai1.1, whole genome shotgun sequence DNA encoding:
- the LOC133462776 gene encoding protein yippee-like 5; its protein translation is MGRIFLDHIGGTRLFSCANCDTILTNRSELISTRFTGATGRAFLFNKVVNLQYSEVQDRVMLTGRHMVRDVSCKNCNSKLGWIYEFATEDSQRYKEGRVILERALVRESEGFEEHVPSDNS